In Pelagicoccus albus, the following are encoded in one genomic region:
- a CDS encoding polysaccharide biosynthesis/export family protein gives MNNQSFAVPALLSRFQGAFLKIFLLATILSVPAAAQSDGSATERFLLQPQDLVKIDFPGAPELNMELQVRRDGAITLPIVGEVDVAGMTPRELEGLLAEKFEDQLVSNEVIVSVIESHFTYYLEGEVRNPGIVESFRQLSVLEAIIAAGGIDKVTGKMKKIVVLRRKGGRYQQFELDLAAVIDGKNSQAFVLESYDIVSVPPRVW, from the coding sequence ATGAATAACCAATCATTTGCTGTGCCTGCATTGTTGTCCCGTTTTCAGGGAGCCTTTTTAAAAATCTTCCTACTTGCCACGATCTTATCGGTTCCTGCTGCAGCCCAAAGCGATGGCAGCGCCACGGAGCGTTTCTTGCTTCAGCCGCAGGACTTGGTGAAAATCGATTTTCCGGGAGCTCCTGAGCTCAACATGGAGTTGCAGGTACGTCGCGATGGCGCGATCACTCTTCCAATTGTGGGAGAGGTGGATGTGGCGGGTATGACGCCACGAGAATTAGAAGGCCTCCTTGCTGAAAAGTTCGAGGACCAACTGGTCTCCAATGAAGTCATCGTCTCGGTGATCGAATCTCATTTTACTTACTACCTCGAAGGGGAGGTGCGAAACCCAGGGATCGTTGAATCATTTCGTCAGCTTTCCGTTCTAGAAGCTATTATTGCCGCTGGTGGCATCGACAAGGTCACTGGGAAAATGAAGAAGATCGTTGTTCTGCGTCGTAAAGGAGGCAGGTATCAGCAATTCGAGCTAGACCTCGCTGCGGTCATCGATGGCAAGAACAGCCAGGCCTTCGTATTAGAGTCTTACGACATCGTTTCCGTTCCGCCCCGCGTTTGGTAA
- the rpsP gene encoding 30S ribosomal protein S16: protein MALKIKLQRAGATHEPVYRVVVAEARGRRDGRFVEKLGTYLPKQKDAAKQLELNVERAEYWMSVGAQPTDTSNSLIKRARKEQAAAAEG from the coding sequence ATGGCACTAAAGATTAAACTTCAACGCGCAGGCGCAACACACGAACCAGTCTACCGAGTAGTGGTAGCGGAAGCACGCGGACGCCGCGACGGTCGCTTCGTAGAAAAGCTCGGTACCTATCTTCCGAAGCAAAAAGACGCAGCCAAGCAGCTCGAACTCAACGTAGAACGTGCTGAGTACTGGATGTCTGTTGGCGCTCAGCCGACCGACACTTCGAATTCGCTGATCAAGCGTGCTCGCAAAGAGCAGGCTGCAGCGGCCGAAGGCTAA
- the rplS gene encoding 50S ribosomal protein L19: MNAVVNEVTKQHLKADVTSFKVGDGVKVHTRVVEGDKERIQVFAGIVIALKGSGINRTFTVRRISYGEGVEKVFPVHSPLIDKIEVDKESKTMRARMYYLRDLVGKKAMQVKEKRLAKGNH, translated from the coding sequence ATGAACGCAGTAGTAAACGAAGTAACAAAGCAGCACCTCAAAGCAGACGTAACCTCCTTCAAGGTTGGTGACGGCGTCAAGGTCCACACGCGTGTGGTGGAGGGCGACAAAGAGCGTATCCAGGTTTTCGCTGGTATCGTGATTGCTCTCAAGGGTTCAGGCATCAACCGTACTTTCACCGTGCGTCGTATTTCCTACGGCGAAGGTGTTGAGAAGGTTTTCCCTGTACACAGCCCACTTATCGACAAGATCGAAGTGGACAAGGAGTCCAAGACTATGCGTGCTCGCATGTACTACCTTCGTGACCTCGTCGGCAAGAAGGCTATGCAGGTCAAGGAAAAGCGCCTTGCCAAGGGCAACCACTAA
- the rfbB gene encoding dTDP-glucose 4,6-dehydratase gives MKSILVTGGCGFIGSNFVRVLLRDGAALLKASGYDRIVNVDSLTYAGNPANLSDLADSPEYVFSETSILDQAKISSLLEEYSVGSIVHFAAESHVDRSIDTPEPFVETNVTGTLRMLEAARHFWSGLEGEAKSGFRFLHVSTDEVFGTLGPNDPAFCETTPYAPNSPYSASKASSDFLVRAYFHTYGMPVVTTNCSNNYGPFQFPEKLIPLVTLNALEAKPLPIYGDGKQIRDWLFVEDHCTGILAALEKGALGETYCIGGRSEMENIQIVKRICSLLDELAPVSANESAQKAGIAKYEDLITYVKDRPGHDRRYAINCERSEKECGWVPAETFDSGIRKTVQWYLDNQDWCKDIAEKKYARERLGQA, from the coding sequence ATGAAATCTATACTTGTAACAGGAGGCTGCGGCTTCATTGGTTCAAATTTCGTGCGCGTGCTGCTTCGGGACGGCGCGGCCCTGCTCAAGGCGTCCGGCTACGACCGGATCGTCAATGTCGACTCGCTCACCTACGCCGGCAATCCCGCCAACCTGAGCGACCTGGCAGACTCTCCGGAGTACGTCTTTTCCGAGACCAGCATTCTGGACCAGGCCAAGATATCCTCCCTGCTGGAGGAGTATTCGGTTGGCTCGATCGTCCACTTCGCGGCGGAAAGCCACGTGGACCGCTCCATCGACACTCCTGAACCTTTCGTGGAAACCAACGTTACCGGCACGCTTCGCATGCTGGAGGCGGCCCGCCACTTCTGGTCCGGCCTTGAAGGCGAAGCCAAGTCAGGCTTCCGCTTCCTCCACGTCTCTACCGACGAGGTGTTCGGCACTCTCGGTCCCAACGACCCCGCCTTCTGCGAGACCACGCCTTATGCCCCGAACAGCCCTTACTCGGCGTCCAAGGCGTCCAGCGACTTCCTGGTGCGCGCCTACTTCCATACCTACGGCATGCCGGTGGTCACCACCAACTGCTCCAACAACTACGGCCCGTTCCAGTTCCCGGAGAAGCTGATCCCGCTCGTCACCTTGAACGCTTTGGAGGCCAAGCCCCTTCCCATCTATGGCGACGGCAAGCAGATCCGCGACTGGCTCTTCGTGGAGGACCACTGCACCGGCATTCTCGCCGCTCTCGAAAAGGGGGCTCTCGGCGAGACCTACTGCATCGGCGGCCGCAGCGAGATGGAGAACATCCAGATCGTGAAGCGCATCTGCTCCTTGCTCGACGAGCTGGCTCCCGTTTCGGCCAACGAGTCCGCCCAAAAGGCGGGCATCGCCAAGTACGAGGACCTGATCACCTACGTGAAGGACCGTCCCGGCCACGACCGCCGCTACGCCATCAACTGCGAACGCAGCGAGAAGGAGTGCGGCTGGGTGCCTGCCGAGACCTTCGACAGCGGCATCCGCAAGACCGTGCAGTGGTACCTGGACAACCAGGACTGGTGCAAGGACATCGCCGAGAAGAAGTACGCCCGCGAGCGCCTCGGCCAGGCCTAG
- a CDS encoding sugar nucleotide-binding protein, which yields MIALVGSTGYVGTAFRQLLETKGVDFTSLSGRDIANGSKAEFADALKATGAKFLVNCAGYTGKPNVDACELDKGNCLDGNAVLPGLIREVCGDLSIGWGHVSSGCIFGGERPGGGGWREDDAPNFSFRKPPCSFYSGTKALGEEVLGYRETDRGEGEWPAWEHESSPEGYVWRLRIPFNEIDNPRNYLTKMQSYACLLQATNSLSQLEDFVTACFACYEQDVPKGIYNVTNPGAVTTSQVVDLIKSSGVNGKEFKFFESEDDFMSKAAKTPRSNCILDDSKLKAAGVVMRPVEEALEWSLKNWKKA from the coding sequence ATGATAGCACTCGTAGGATCTACTGGCTACGTCGGAACCGCGTTTCGGCAATTGCTCGAAACCAAAGGCGTCGATTTCACTTCCCTGAGCGGGCGTGATATCGCAAATGGCTCCAAAGCCGAATTCGCGGACGCCCTCAAGGCGACCGGGGCGAAGTTCCTGGTCAACTGCGCGGGCTACACCGGCAAGCCCAACGTGGACGCCTGCGAGCTGGACAAGGGCAATTGCCTTGACGGCAACGCCGTATTGCCAGGCTTGATACGCGAAGTCTGCGGCGACCTTTCCATTGGCTGGGGCCACGTCTCCAGCGGCTGCATCTTCGGCGGCGAGCGTCCCGGCGGCGGAGGCTGGCGCGAGGACGACGCTCCCAACTTCTCCTTCCGCAAGCCTCCCTGCTCCTTCTACAGCGGCACCAAGGCCTTGGGCGAAGAGGTGCTCGGCTACCGTGAAACCGACCGCGGGGAAGGGGAATGGCCGGCTTGGGAACATGAGTCTTCTCCCGAGGGCTACGTCTGGCGCCTGCGCATCCCGTTCAACGAGATCGACAATCCCCGCAACTACCTTACCAAGATGCAGAGCTACGCCTGCCTGCTTCAGGCCACCAACTCGCTCAGCCAGCTGGAGGATTTCGTGACCGCCTGTTTCGCGTGCTACGAGCAGGACGTGCCCAAGGGCATCTATAACGTGACCAACCCCGGAGCGGTAACCACTTCGCAGGTGGTCGACCTGATCAAGAGTTCCGGCGTGAACGGCAAGGAGTTCAAGTTCTTCGAATCGGAGGACGACTTCATGTCCAAGGCCGCCAAGACGCCGCGTTCGAACTGCATACTCGACGATTCCAAGCTCAAGGCCGCGGGAGTGGTCATGCGCCCTGTGGAGGAAGCCTTGGAGTGGTCGCTCAAGAACTGGAAGAAGGCCTAA
- the tkt gene encoding transketolase — protein MNKELLQKAATQARGLAIDAVHACSSGHLGLPLGAAEIGSVLFGEALSINPDEPRWVNRDRFVLSAGHGSMFIYSWLHLSGFDLPLEEVKNFRQLHSKTPGHPEYMETPGVECTTGPLGQGVGNGVGFAISGKMAAAKFNTDEHKIIDSNIVVLAGDGCLQEGVAQEASALAGHLKLDNLILFYDSNDVTLDAMAVKSQSEDTAARYEAMGWDVVTIDGHDLDAISEAYSAAKAAVGKPQLIICKTEIGRGIPEVAGTSAGHGEGGAKYAESARKGLGLPEETFYVSDDVKEYFASKKAERVAAYESWLETYTAWKSANADLAAQLEAGASAPVDVDELFAAIPVTADDAKVATRGSGSSVLQPIAKARPELISGSADLHGSTKNYIKDGGDFLPGSETGRNLLFGIREHAMGALMNGIAYDGIFRASGATFMVFADYCRASIRLAALAGLPTIYIFTHDSVGVGEDGPTHQPVETVSGLRVIPNLDVIRPGDAEETAGAFVAAMERLDGPTMLSLTRQNIPNINTASADVRRKGVLKGGYVIKEESAELETILIATGSELQHAIAAAEELGAGTRVVSMPSMFRFDAQSDEYKESVLPKACTKRIAIEAGVSGLWYKYVGTEGKVLGIDRFGISAPGDTVMGILGMTAANIVAAAK, from the coding sequence ATGAACAAAGAACTACTCCAGAAAGCCGCTACTCAAGCACGTGGTCTTGCCATCGACGCAGTCCATGCCTGTTCCTCAGGACACCTAGGTCTTCCGCTCGGCGCCGCTGAGATCGGCTCCGTACTTTTTGGCGAAGCGTTAAGTATTAATCCAGACGAGCCACGTTGGGTAAATCGCGATCGTTTCGTGTTGTCTGCTGGCCATGGAAGCATGTTCATCTACAGCTGGCTGCACTTGTCCGGATTCGATCTTCCGCTAGAGGAGGTTAAGAACTTCCGCCAATTACATTCCAAGACTCCAGGTCACCCTGAGTATATGGAGACGCCGGGTGTTGAGTGCACCACAGGTCCCCTTGGTCAAGGTGTAGGAAACGGAGTCGGATTCGCGATTTCCGGAAAGATGGCTGCCGCCAAGTTCAACACCGACGAGCATAAGATAATCGACAGCAATATCGTAGTGCTCGCAGGTGATGGGTGTTTGCAAGAAGGTGTCGCCCAGGAGGCTTCTGCCTTGGCTGGTCACCTCAAGCTCGATAACCTGATCCTTTTCTACGATAGCAACGATGTCACCCTCGACGCTATGGCGGTCAAAAGCCAGAGTGAGGATACGGCCGCTCGTTACGAGGCAATGGGTTGGGATGTCGTGACTATCGACGGTCACGACCTTGATGCCATTTCGGAAGCCTACTCAGCGGCCAAGGCGGCTGTTGGAAAGCCACAGTTGATTATCTGTAAGACAGAGATTGGACGTGGAATCCCCGAGGTAGCAGGCACCAGTGCTGGCCACGGTGAAGGTGGAGCGAAATATGCCGAAAGCGCTCGCAAGGGCCTCGGACTGCCGGAGGAAACTTTTTACGTTTCCGATGATGTTAAGGAATACTTCGCATCCAAGAAGGCTGAGCGCGTAGCCGCCTACGAATCTTGGCTAGAAACCTACACTGCTTGGAAATCCGCGAATGCTGATTTGGCTGCTCAACTTGAAGCAGGCGCCTCTGCTCCGGTCGATGTAGACGAACTCTTTGCGGCTATTCCTGTTACTGCTGATGATGCCAAGGTCGCCACTCGCGGTTCTGGCTCCAGTGTTTTGCAGCCAATCGCCAAGGCTCGTCCTGAGCTAATCTCCGGCAGTGCGGACCTCCACGGCTCTACCAAGAACTACATCAAGGATGGAGGCGATTTCCTACCTGGAAGCGAAACTGGACGCAATTTGCTCTTTGGAATTCGCGAACACGCGATGGGTGCTTTGATGAACGGCATTGCCTACGACGGTATTTTCAGAGCGTCGGGCGCCACCTTCATGGTTTTCGCCGACTACTGCCGAGCTTCGATTCGTCTGGCCGCTCTCGCCGGGTTGCCCACCATATACATCTTTACCCACGATTCGGTAGGAGTTGGAGAAGATGGTCCTACTCACCAGCCAGTGGAAACCGTATCTGGATTGCGCGTCATCCCGAATCTTGACGTCATTCGTCCAGGAGATGCGGAAGAAACCGCAGGAGCATTTGTCGCAGCCATGGAGCGCCTCGATGGGCCAACCATGCTATCACTGACTCGCCAGAACATTCCAAATATCAACACTGCTTCCGCTGACGTTCGCCGCAAAGGTGTATTGAAAGGTGGATACGTGATTAAGGAAGAGTCGGCTGAGCTCGAAACCATCCTCATCGCAACTGGCTCTGAACTTCAGCATGCTATCGCGGCGGCTGAAGAGTTGGGAGCAGGCACGCGTGTTGTCTCTATGCCATCCATGTTCCGTTTTGACGCTCAAAGCGATGAGTACAAGGAGTCGGTCCTGCCGAAGGCATGCACCAAGCGCATCGCTATCGAAGCCGGCGTTTCTGGTCTCTGGTACAAGTATGTTGGTACCGAGGGTAAGGTTCTAGGAATCGATCGTTTCGGAATCAGTGCCCCGGGCGATACGGTTATGGGCATTCTTGGAATGACTGCGGCTAATATCGTTGCAGCCGCCAAATAA
- the trmD gene encoding tRNA (guanosine(37)-N1)-methyltransferase TrmD: protein MKIDVLTLFPQMLDGFLSESMIGRGVTNGVLEVDVHNLRDWSKGKHNQVDDRPFGGGAGMVLMPEPLFDAIEEIQEPETHRIYLAPDGEPLTPELARTLAKKKRLLLVSGHYEGIDDRVRENLIDQEISIGDYVLTNGTLAAAVLIDCLSRFLPGFLGEEKSLTNESFQDNLLDFPQFTRPAVFRGMPIPEVLLSGNHAEIDKWRQREREERTRKRRPDLLEDSP from the coding sequence ATGAAGATCGATGTTCTAACTCTATTCCCTCAAATGCTCGACGGCTTCCTTTCCGAGAGTATGATAGGCCGTGGCGTAACCAACGGCGTTTTGGAGGTGGATGTTCACAATCTGCGGGATTGGTCCAAAGGTAAGCACAATCAGGTCGACGACCGACCTTTCGGAGGGGGGGCTGGTATGGTTTTGATGCCAGAGCCATTGTTCGATGCCATCGAGGAAATTCAGGAGCCGGAAACGCACCGCATCTATTTGGCGCCCGATGGGGAGCCGCTAACGCCTGAATTAGCCAGAACCTTGGCCAAGAAGAAGCGATTGCTTCTGGTCAGCGGCCATTACGAAGGTATCGACGACCGAGTCCGGGAAAACTTGATCGACCAAGAGATCAGTATCGGCGACTACGTATTGACCAATGGCACCTTGGCGGCAGCAGTTTTGATAGACTGTTTGAGCCGCTTTTTGCCCGGATTTTTAGGTGAAGAAAAGTCATTGACTAACGAAAGCTTCCAAGACAACTTGCTCGACTTTCCTCAATTCACGCGCCCAGCGGTGTTCAGAGGCATGCCTATTCCTGAGGTGTTGCTGTCTGGAAACCACGCGGAAATCGACAAGTGGCGGCAGCGGGAGAGGGAAGAACGAACGCGAAAACGCAGACCAGATTTATTAGAGGATTCACCATGA